In Sulfuriferula plumbiphila, the genomic window ATTTGATCGGCGGTGACACCTTTGACTTTCTTTGGGCCTCCCTCGTTGACCAGCATGTTTGGGGGCGTGGCCGCCAGCAAGGCCTGGGCGTAGGACACCGTGATGTTGTTGGTGGCCACCATCAGTTCGACGCACTCGACCTGGCGCGTCGGTTTGAGCTTGCGCAGGACCGGACTCAGGTTGGCCGAAAAGTGCTTGTCTCGGAGCAGTCGAACAGCCTCCGCGCAGATCCCGTCCAGCAGGTTGATCTTCTTGGTGATGTGCTCCAGGTCCAGTTCCAATGATTTCGCCAACCGAGCCGGTGTGACGCCACGGTCCACCGCCCGCCGAATCATGAAATGTTCCTGGATGGTCGACAACCGGTTGATACGGTTGTTGTAGGTGTAGCTCTCGTCGTCCTTGGCGATCAGGCATGGAGCATCAGTGAAGCCCAATTCCTGCAAGGCAAACATTCGGATGTGCCCGTCCAGCAGCAGGTGCATACCACTGGTCCTGTCTGCTTTGGCGATCGTCAGGGGTTCGATCAGGCCAACGGCATCGATAGAGGAAATGATCTGCTTGAACTTGCGCGAACTCATGAGCCCGTCAGGGGCTTTGCGAGAGGGCAACAGTTTTTCGAAGGCCACTGTAATGGGTTCAGGGATGAATCCCAGGTTGCTTTGCGTCATGAGGCGTTTCCTGCGGGCCAGACGCGTTCAGCAATGTATTTCGGCAGACTATCCAGCCCCTCGGCGCGCAGCAGGTTTGTGAAGTTCTCATCGGCCATGAGTTGACGCATGGCTTCAGCCACGAAGAGCAGTCGCTGCTGGGCGAATTCCGCTTTCTTGACCATGAGCTTTTGCCGTTCGACCTCGTGCTGGTACGTCCTGATCAGGCTGGAGGACGTCACGTCCGGGACCTTGCGCGGCGCCCCCCTTGCGATGGACCGCCCCAGCGATCGGCGTTTTTCGATGACCTTGCGCGCCTGGATCAGGTGGTTGCCGCGCAATTGGCCGTTTTCATAGGCCTCTTGCAAGGCCGCCTGGATGTCCTTGTCATTACTACCAGCCCCTGCGATGGCCAGCGCAGCGTTGAGCGGGATGCGGCCACTTTCAACCGCAATCAGTAGCCGCTCCTCACCG contains:
- a CDS encoding plasmid partitioning protein RepB C-terminal domain-containing protein is translated as MSKEHPSSNLQMIPIDKIEVLNPRDRNGRIFDDIVGNIKNIGLKKPITVTPRKDGDGREKFLLICGEGRLKAFKSLGETTIPAMVVDVSDEDGFIMSLAENIARRQGRTLELLAGIEQMRDQGYDKKAIAQKTGLGQDYVHGILQLLKNGEERLLIAVESGRIPLNAALAIAGAGSNDKDIQAALQEAYENGQLRGNHLIQARKVIEKRRSLGRSIARGAPRKVPDVTSSSLIRTYQHEVERQKLMVKKAEFAQQRLLFVAEAMRQLMADENFTNLLRAEGLDSLPKYIAERVWPAGNAS
- a CDS encoding plasmid partitioning protein RepB C-terminal domain-containing protein — translated: MTQSNLGFIPEPITVAFEKLLPSRKAPDGLMSSRKFKQIISSIDAVGLIEPLTIAKADRTSGMHLLLDGHIRMFALQELGFTDAPCLIAKDDESYTYNNRINRLSTIQEHFMIRRAVDRGVTPARLAKSLELDLEHITKKINLLDGICAEAVRLLRDKHFSANLSPVLRKLKPTRQVECVELMVATNNITVSYAQALLAATPPNMLVNEGGPKKVKGVTADQMAKMEREMANLESQFKLVEQSYGQDVLNLVLARGYLTKLLDNEAVIRFLSQNNPDILREFSGIVQATALDK